One genomic window of Candidatus Kuenenia stuttgartiensis includes the following:
- a CDS encoding bacteriohemerythrin: MSKLRKCKITNGVFWVEIPEAGVYILCGCPADAVKHLKKQGFIQNRIVGEDKYESGPNAILLSDLLVQNGRFANLAEFPVMQMLYRQGMMLPNHPNNTNAKPMLIGSEDQVEAQMQYIYRGNYGLVSEEELINAGMSPDEAKELMNVKLKFAYGKIHKTKDLLDAVIVKNEPTEIRNGVFIRHLRLNVFELQYQGEFITVDLNLARHENYSAPYSLGFHNIKREYFAIIHSGQGDGWDIKRPAMSSIIMFQGKVYLIDAEPNIANSLIALGINVNEIEGIFHTHAHDDHFAGLTTLMRADHRVKYFATPLVRVSVAKKLSALVSIEEKNFSDYFEVNDLEFNVWNNIDGLEVYPMISPHPVENNIFIFRALCEDGYKTYAHYADTVDLDALNGMISEDNAGSGISKKFYDRVEKEYLQEVTLKKIDIGGGLIHGKAEDFREDTSEKIILSHTSSELTSQQKEIGSGAPFGMVDVLIPTHQEYARQYAFQHLKSYFPSVPLYQVRILLNNPVISFNPETIMLKGGTIPDDIFLILTGNVEHIQAGTGRQGILSAGALIGEMSALNNAPSADTYRAASFVQALRLPHSLYIGFVKKNELYGRIEKIQEKRKFLQKTWLLGYSISYLRQVMLTRAMSFHHYPEGEIFLDKNCSDLYVVKMGKLQIYIGKDVLETLEEGDFFGEEGMLFGMPSLFKIRATEPVEICKISGNELRDIPVIRWKLFETFKKRRKHLLDPTLNSLPIFYWRNEYCINIQKIDYHHKQLLAKANKLCEAIDSKKETPILDASISFLIDFVLYHFAEEENLLREHYYNDYESHRMKHQRLIEDIMKIKKQISNEDMEMNMEALDLFKDWIIDHILTEDRKYGPYLNAKGVF; the protein is encoded by the coding sequence ATGTCCAAATTAAGAAAATGCAAGATTACGAATGGAGTCTTTTGGGTAGAAATACCCGAAGCCGGTGTTTATATCTTGTGTGGTTGCCCGGCGGATGCCGTAAAACATTTAAAAAAACAGGGGTTTATCCAAAACAGAATAGTAGGGGAAGATAAGTATGAATCGGGGCCTAATGCTATTTTATTGTCAGACTTGTTAGTACAAAATGGAAGATTTGCAAATCTTGCAGAATTTCCCGTAATGCAGATGCTCTACCGCCAGGGAATGATGTTGCCCAATCACCCCAATAATACAAATGCCAAACCAATGCTTATTGGGTCAGAGGACCAAGTAGAGGCTCAAATGCAATATATATATAGAGGCAATTACGGTTTGGTATCTGAAGAAGAATTAATAAACGCCGGTATGTCTCCTGACGAGGCAAAGGAATTAATGAATGTAAAGTTAAAATTTGCCTATGGAAAAATCCATAAAACTAAAGATCTTCTCGACGCCGTAATAGTGAAAAACGAGCCTACGGAAATTCGAAATGGCGTGTTTATCAGACATTTACGCCTGAATGTCTTTGAATTGCAGTACCAAGGCGAGTTTATTACGGTTGACCTGAATCTTGCCCGCCACGAAAACTACAGCGCCCCCTATTCACTTGGGTTTCACAACATAAAGAGGGAGTATTTTGCGATAATTCACTCCGGGCAGGGCGATGGATGGGATATCAAACGCCCTGCTATGTCAAGCATTATAATGTTTCAGGGGAAAGTATATCTGATTGACGCAGAACCGAATATTGCCAATAGTCTTATAGCATTAGGAATTAATGTTAACGAGATTGAAGGCATCTTCCATACCCACGCCCACGATGACCATTTTGCCGGACTTACTACATTAATGCGGGCGGATCACCGTGTCAAGTATTTTGCTACTCCATTGGTGCGTGTCTCTGTCGCGAAAAAACTCTCCGCGTTGGTTTCCATTGAAGAGAAAAATTTTTCCGATTACTTTGAAGTCAACGATCTTGAGTTTAACGTCTGGAATAATATTGACGGCTTAGAGGTATACCCTATGATTTCCCCCCACCCCGTGGAAAACAACATATTCATTTTTCGCGCTTTATGTGAAGATGGCTATAAAACCTATGCACACTATGCTGATACCGTAGACCTTGATGCGTTAAACGGCATGATTTCAGAGGACAACGCAGGCTCCGGGATTTCCAAAAAGTTTTATGACCGGGTAGAAAAAGAATATTTACAAGAAGTCACCTTAAAAAAAATTGATATCGGGGGCGGATTGATTCATGGGAAAGCAGAAGATTTCCGGGAGGATACATCGGAAAAGATTATATTATCGCATACCTCTTCGGAATTGACCAGTCAGCAGAAAGAAATCGGCTCAGGCGCCCCTTTTGGAATGGTTGACGTATTAATTCCCACCCATCAGGAGTATGCCCGCCAATATGCCTTTCAACATCTGAAATCGTACTTCCCCTCCGTGCCTCTTTATCAGGTAAGAATCCTGTTAAACAACCCGGTAATTTCGTTTAATCCGGAAACGATCATGCTAAAGGGAGGAACCATCCCGGATGATATTTTTTTAATTTTAACCGGAAACGTAGAACACATACAAGCCGGCACGGGAAGACAGGGCATATTGTCTGCGGGCGCTTTGATTGGTGAAATGTCAGCTCTGAACAATGCCCCTTCGGCAGATACGTATCGTGCGGCAAGTTTTGTGCAGGCATTAAGACTGCCCCACTCATTGTATATCGGGTTTGTAAAGAAGAATGAACTGTATGGCAGGATTGAGAAAATACAGGAAAAAAGAAAATTCCTGCAAAAGACATGGCTTCTTGGTTATTCCATATCATATCTAAGGCAGGTTATGCTTACGCGCGCAATGAGTTTCCACCACTATCCCGAAGGAGAAATCTTTTTGGATAAAAACTGCTCCGATCTTTATGTTGTTAAGATGGGAAAGTTGCAAATCTATATCGGAAAGGACGTATTGGAAACCCTGGAAGAAGGCGATTTCTTCGGTGAAGAAGGCATGCTTTTCGGTATGCCCAGCCTGTTTAAGATTCGCGCAACGGAACCGGTTGAGATTTGTAAAATATCAGGCAACGAACTCAGGGATATCCCGGTAATACGATGGAAACTTTTCGAAACATTTAAAAAAAGAAGAAAACATCTGTTAGACCCAACCCTCAACAGCCTACCTATTTTCTACTGGAGAAATGAGTATTGCATCAATATACAAAAAATCGATTACCACCACAAACAGCTGCTGGCAAAGGCAAATAAACTTTGCGAAGCAATCGATTCAAAAAAAGAAACTCCCATTTTAGACGCATCAATAAGTTTTTTAATTGATTTCGTTTTATATCATTTTGCCGAGGAAGAAAACTTATTAAGAGAACACTACTATAATGATTATGAATCCCATCGAATGAAACATCAGAGGCTGATAGAAGATATAATGAAAATAAAAAAGCAAATCAGTAATGAAGACATGGAGATGAATATGGAGGCGCTGGATTTGTTTAAAGATTGGATTATTGACCATATCCTTACTGAAGACAGAAAGTATGGCCCCTATTTGAATGCAAAGGGTGTCTTTTAA
- the priA gene encoding replication restart helicase PriA: MSIADKSSKLQDTPTGQTLQQLFAEVVFNIPLNKLFHYSVPPDLRELLTPGMRVKAPFGNKVITGFCVGLTTIPSVYKTKDLMGILDAFPLADETMLRITKWLSSYYCCGWGEAIHAVIPPVVRRGAKEKIDIFVTCGKPLTAFEKETILQSKKRAIKQAKVMEFLFNQAQNTEIRAKELMKATGGTMSMLRQLERENLLQLEERQADAVNAQKGGAPVQHLALSEEQQAAFTLIKEKLAEPSQGIILLHGITGSGKTELYLQTIAKLLEQGRKALFLVPEISLTSQSIQRIKERFNNVAVLHSHLQGAFHHAQWKDIKEGRVDVVVGARSSIFAPLKDVGLIILDEEHENTYKQENSPRYNARDIAILRATYENAMVILGTATPSLESYYEAEKGNYTKIVLSKRIGTLQLPQVEIVDMLEEVRKKRGYHVVSQRLEYYMKQALSRREQVILFLNRRGFTPYIHCKRCGFVLKCHRCDIPLTFHKKLNIVLCHYCHAEAIPPESCPDCMANYINYRGFGTEKIEEVIAKKFPGYNILRMDSDSMRSHGSHEKALKAFGEGEFQILLGTQMIAKGLDFPNVTLVGVISADTMLNLPDFRAGERTFQLISQVAGRTGRGQKGGRVIVQSFNPRHYSITYAAAHDYEGFAKKELEYRRPLNYPPFGRMARIIFRGASEKNTEEKASVIAGKLKEIAKESNNQLQILGPSPAPVMKINNLFRWHLLLKAKDHQRIHDALLCVADTLKPTKGVQSLVDVDPYMML, encoded by the coding sequence ATGAGCATTGCAGATAAATCATCAAAACTTCAAGATACGCCAACCGGCCAGACGCTACAGCAATTATTTGCGGAAGTGGTTTTCAATATTCCGTTAAACAAGCTGTTTCACTACAGCGTGCCTCCGGATTTAAGGGAACTCCTCACGCCTGGTATGCGTGTAAAAGCGCCTTTTGGCAATAAGGTAATTACAGGTTTTTGCGTAGGCCTTACCACCATACCTTCCGTATATAAGACCAAAGATCTCATGGGGATACTGGATGCGTTTCCTCTGGCGGACGAGACTATGCTCAGGATTACAAAATGGCTTTCTTCCTACTATTGCTGCGGATGGGGAGAGGCGATACATGCGGTGATACCGCCGGTCGTCAGGCGCGGCGCTAAGGAAAAGATTGACATTTTTGTTACCTGTGGCAAACCCCTTACCGCTTTTGAAAAAGAAACGATTTTGCAATCAAAAAAACGCGCGATAAAACAAGCGAAGGTGATGGAATTCCTTTTTAACCAGGCGCAAAATACAGAAATACGCGCAAAAGAGCTGATGAAGGCGACCGGCGGCACTATGTCAATGCTCAGGCAGTTGGAACGGGAAAACCTCCTGCAATTGGAAGAACGGCAGGCAGATGCCGTAAATGCCCAGAAGGGAGGTGCACCTGTACAACATTTAGCGCTTTCCGAAGAACAGCAGGCCGCCTTCACCTTAATCAAAGAGAAACTGGCGGAACCGTCTCAGGGAATCATCCTGCTTCATGGCATAACTGGAAGCGGGAAAACGGAACTATATCTTCAGACAATAGCCAAACTATTGGAACAGGGGAGAAAAGCCCTGTTTCTTGTCCCGGAGATATCGCTTACCTCTCAAAGTATTCAGAGGATAAAGGAAAGATTCAATAACGTGGCGGTATTGCACAGTCATTTACAAGGCGCCTTTCACCACGCACAGTGGAAAGATATAAAGGAGGGCAGGGTGGACGTTGTTGTCGGCGCCAGGTCATCTATTTTTGCTCCGCTGAAGGACGTGGGGTTGATCATTCTTGATGAAGAACACGAGAATACGTATAAACAGGAAAACAGCCCCAGGTATAATGCGCGTGATATAGCCATTCTCAGGGCAACCTACGAAAATGCAATGGTTATATTGGGCACCGCTACTCCGTCGCTGGAAAGCTATTATGAGGCGGAAAAGGGGAATTATACAAAGATAGTCCTTTCCAAAAGGATCGGAACCCTTCAACTTCCGCAGGTTGAAATCGTGGATATGCTTGAAGAAGTACGTAAGAAAAGGGGATACCATGTTGTATCACAACGGCTTGAATATTATATGAAACAGGCATTGTCCCGGAGGGAGCAGGTAATTTTATTTTTAAACCGCAGGGGTTTTACCCCTTACATTCATTGTAAGAGGTGCGGATTTGTATTAAAATGCCACCGGTGTGATATCCCCCTTACCTTTCACAAAAAGTTAAACATCGTACTGTGCCATTACTGTCATGCGGAGGCAATCCCCCCGGAATCATGTCCGGATTGTATGGCAAATTATATTAATTACCGTGGTTTTGGCACTGAAAAAATAGAAGAGGTGATTGCTAAAAAATTTCCCGGATATAACATTCTCCGGATGGACAGCGATTCCATGCGATCACACGGCTCCCATGAAAAGGCATTAAAGGCATTCGGAGAAGGAGAATTCCAGATATTACTCGGCACACAAATGATTGCAAAGGGTCTGGACTTCCCCAATGTTACCCTGGTTGGCGTAATTTCTGCGGATACCATGCTGAATCTTCCGGATTTTCGTGCAGGCGAAAGGACCTTCCAGTTAATATCTCAGGTTGCGGGACGTACGGGAAGAGGGCAAAAGGGGGGACGCGTGATAGTGCAGTCCTTTAATCCAAGACATTACAGCATTACCTACGCAGCAGCCCATGACTATGAAGGTTTTGCAAAAAAGGAATTGGAATATAGAAGGCCATTGAACTATCCCCCGTTTGGCAGGATGGCAAGGATTATCTTTCGGGGCGCATCGGAAAAAAACACAGAGGAAAAGGCATCGGTGATTGCCGGTAAACTGAAAGAAATCGCAAAAGAAAGCAATAATCAACTGCAAATACTGGGGCCGTCGCCCGCCCCGGTAATGAAAATTAATAATCTGTTCCGATGGCATCTTCTGCTAAAAGCAAAAGACCACCAGCGCATCCATGATGCATTGCTATGCGTTGCCGATACGTTGAAACCAACAAAAGGCGTCCAGTCGCTCGTTGATGTCGACCCCTATATGATGTTATAG
- a CDS encoding LemA family protein produces MRKILPVIAVLVFVGIIAVSWYVKGYNKVVKLNENVKNSWSQVDTQLKRRYDLIPNLVETVKGYASHEREVFEKLAEARRGYFSAGTIADKAKAATQIEGFLSRLLAFREAYPDLKANESFLKLQDTLEGSENRISVERKRYNDSVKELNTYIKSFFGRFFAARVGVTEASYFEVSEAEKEVPKVKF; encoded by the coding sequence ATGAGAAAGATATTACCTGTCATTGCTGTTTTGGTTTTTGTAGGAATCATTGCTGTTTCCTGGTATGTCAAAGGATACAATAAGGTGGTAAAACTGAATGAAAACGTCAAGAACTCATGGTCACAAGTGGATACACAGCTTAAGCGAAGGTATGACCTCATTCCTAATCTGGTAGAAACCGTAAAAGGTTATGCATCGCACGAAAGAGAAGTTTTTGAAAAACTTGCGGAGGCCCGCAGGGGATATTTTAGCGCAGGAACAATTGCGGATAAGGCAAAGGCTGCAACACAGATCGAAGGTTTTCTTTCCCGCCTGCTTGCATTCAGAGAAGCATACCCGGATCTCAAGGCAAATGAATCATTTCTTAAGCTACAGGATACATTGGAAGGTTCTGAAAACCGGATTTCCGTAGAGCGTAAACGCTATAACGATTCAGTAAAAGAACTTAACACCTATATAAAAAGTTTTTTTGGCAGATTCTTTGCCGCACGTGTTGGTGTAACAGAGGCAAGTTATTTTGAAGTATCAGAGGCAGAGAAGGAAGTGCCTAAAGTAAAATTTTAG
- a CDS encoding TPM domain-containing protein produces MPKRYVEDKANIIEARIENKLNGYLQELEQKTGAQMVVLTVDTTDNIPIEMYTINLATKWKLGQEGKDNGALIVVAKNDRAYRFEIGYGLEGILPDSFCGTLGRTFFVPNFKKEQFGEGIFLATLVMVDKIAEEKGVKITGMPDMTKIRRAAERRRSPLSSLLLIFFILPFLFGGGILRRRMMFSPYYWGGSGGSRGFGSGGSGGFGGFGGGMGGSFGGGGASGRW; encoded by the coding sequence GTGCCCAAACGATATGTGGAAGACAAGGCAAATATCATCGAAGCCCGGATAGAAAACAAGCTGAACGGATATTTGCAGGAACTGGAACAAAAAACGGGTGCGCAAATGGTGGTTCTTACGGTGGATACCACCGACAATATACCTATTGAGATGTATACTATCAACCTTGCTACTAAGTGGAAATTGGGACAGGAAGGGAAAGATAACGGGGCGCTTATCGTCGTGGCAAAAAATGACCGGGCATACAGATTTGAAATAGGATACGGTCTTGAGGGTATATTGCCTGACAGCTTTTGTGGTACTCTCGGGAGGACATTTTTTGTTCCTAATTTTAAAAAGGAGCAGTTTGGCGAAGGCATTTTTCTGGCCACATTGGTAATGGTGGATAAAATTGCCGAAGAAAAAGGCGTCAAAATAACTGGCATGCCTGACATGACAAAAATACGCAGGGCAGCAGAAAGGCGCAGGAGCCCACTGTCGTCGTTGTTATTAATATTTTTCATATTACCCTTCTTGTTTGGCGGCGGTATACTTCGGCGGAGGATGATGTTCTCACCGTATTATTGGGGCGGTTCCGGCGGTTCAAGGGGTTTTGGATCGGGGGGTTCCGGTGGTTTCGGAGGCTTTGGCGGCGGGATGGGCGGTTCGTTTGGCGGGGGCGGCGCCTCCGGCAGGTGGTAA